A stretch of DNA from Methanoplanus endosymbiosus:
CTGAAAGATATAAATATAAGATAATGGCGAAAATCCGGATTGGAAAAAGGAGATCAATTAATGTCAGGGTTAAATAAAGCATACCGGAAGACCGGAGAGATAATAAACAGGCATCCAAAGGCAATACTTCTGGTAATGATTGTTCTTTTTGTCTGTGCAGGGTATTTCACTACATTCATACAGTCACAGAATATGTCAGACCAGTACCTTGACAAATCAACTCCAAAAGGGATAATCTATGACCAGTACAATGACAATTTTGTATCTGACACCTACATCCTGTTAATCCAGACTGCAAATCCTGCTGATTACGAGCTGTTAAAAGATCTGCTGATAATGGAGGAGCAGATAAACAGGCTTGATTATATCCAGTCATCCACATCAATTGGAGATATTGTTTCAGAGATGAACGGCGGGGTTCTGCCGGATAATAACGAAGAGATAAACGAGCTGATCTCACTTCTGCCGGAGAAAAATTCCGGGATGTTTATACCTGACAGTGAAACCGCCATTGCATATATAAAGGTTGAACAGGGCATCTCAACCGATATTTCAGCCACAATTCTCCCCAGTGTGCAGGCAATTGTTGATACCGCCGTTCTGCCGCCCGGAGTTTATATTGAGGTTACAGGCGGCACACCGTATAATGTAGAGATGCAGACAGCAATGGTTGAGAATGGTGTTGTACTTGTCCTTGGTGCATTTGTCCTGATGTTTATAGTTCTTGGACTTCTCTTCTCAAATATGAGGCACTGGTATCTGCCGATCGTTCTCCTGCTGGTAAGTCTGATCTATACCTTCGGATTTATGGGTGCATTTAATGTCCCTTTTAACAATGGCGCTGTGGCAGCACTGCCGATTCTTCTTGGCCTTGGGATAGATTATGCAGTGCAGTTCCATGCCAGATTTGACGAGGAGAGAAGAAAAGACCAGTCAATACACGATTCAGTGCTTGAGACGGTATCAAACACAGGCCCGGCAGTCCTTCTTGCAATGCTTGCAACGACAATGGGCTTTATTGCAATGATCCTAACCCCGATTCCAATGATTCAGAGTTTTGGAATTGTGGCTATAATCGGGGTTGCATGCAGTTATCTGACAGCACTCTTCGGATTTCCGGCAATTGCGTCAGTTATGTCATACGAACCGAAAAATGACAGCAGCGGCCCTGCACACAAAATCATGTCATCATATGACCTTATCCTTGGCAGGTTGTCCAAAAAGATCGTCAGGGTGTCAGTGCCGATATTAATAATTGCAGTCTCAGTTGCATACATCGGTCTGGTCACAGATTCAACGATTGCAATAGATACAAGCACCAAAGACATGGCCCCGCCTGACCTTCCTGCACAGTTGTCCCTTGATAAAGTGCAGGATGTCGCAGGATCTGTAACTGCTTTTCCTTATTACATAAAAGGGGATGAACTTACAAATATTGAAGTTATAGAATGGATTGACAGGTTTGGAACTTTTGCTGAGAATAATCATGAGGAGATAACCGGAGTTGACAGTATTGCCACAGTCATCCGGAAATACAACAACAATGAAATACCCGATGATCAGGGAACTCTGAATACAGTGCTAAAAAATATTCCGGATGACGAGAAGAGCACCTATCTTCAGGAACCGGATGAGGCAGTGGTATCATTCTCAACAGTGAGCCTCTCAATGGATGAGGAGAACGAACTTAAAAGAGCGGTTACAGCCGATATAACCTGGCTTAACCCTCCGGCAGGAATAGAACTCTTCCCCACAGGTGATTTCGATCTCTATACTGCCCTTATATCCCAGATTGCAGAGAGCAAAGATCAGATGACAATTACAGGTTTCATCCTGATATTCTTCTTCCTGCTCTTTGCATACAGAAAACTGGTAGCAGCAACCCCGATAATTCCAATCATCTGTATTGTAGGCTGGAATACTGTTGCAATGCTCATTCTCGGCATGGAATACAATCCGATCAGTGCCTGCCTTGGCTCAATGACAATAGGTGTTGCATCTGAATATACTATTCTTGTCATGGAGAGGTATATTGAGGAGTATGAGAAGTCCGGAAATAAGACTGAGGCCATTGTAACTGCGGTTAAGAAGATAGGCTCTGCAATAACTGTATCAGGACTTGTGACTGCAAGCGGTTTTTCAGCCCTTATGCTCTCAGCATTCCCAATCATCGGCACTTTTGGTCTTTCAACCGTTATTGCGGTCGGGTTCTCACTTATCGGTGCGATATTCATAATGCCTGCCATTCTCACATTCTATGCCGGCGCTGAGGACAGGATGAAAAAAGACAGTACATTATTATAATTATATTATTTTTTCAGTCATCCGGGCCGGTTACAAAAAATATTAATCATTTCAGTTCAATTATTCCTGTATGTTTGATCCTGACGATGAGAGATTCAATTTTACCGGAAATCCACTGGAAGACGGCTGTATCGGGCAGTATGCAGTATATCACGATGGAAAAAAACTCAATTCTGAACTGATGAAGACATTTCCGGGTGCGATAATCTTTGAGGGATCAGTAGTTTTTCCGGACTGCAAACTCGGTGATAATGTGGTTATTCATCCTGGTGTCGGGATTTCATCATCTGTAATCGGGGACTATACATATACATGGTCGGGCATGCACAATACTACGGTTGGGAAGTTCTGTTCAATTGCCCTGCATAACAGAATTGGTTATGGATTTCATCCGTCCGGAACTTTTGTTGCAACCCATCCGGCATTTTATTCAAAATGGAATCCGGGAGTTTTAGCATCTTTTACAGACGAAACAACATTCCAGGAGAGCCTGCCGATAACAATTGGAAATGATGTCTGGATCGGTACCGGATGCACCATACTTGACG
This window harbors:
- a CDS encoding efflux RND transporter permease subunit; amino-acid sequence: MSGLNKAYRKTGEIINRHPKAILLVMIVLFVCAGYFTTFIQSQNMSDQYLDKSTPKGIIYDQYNDNFVSDTYILLIQTANPADYELLKDLLIMEEQINRLDYIQSSTSIGDIVSEMNGGVLPDNNEEINELISLLPEKNSGMFIPDSETAIAYIKVEQGISTDISATILPSVQAIVDTAVLPPGVYIEVTGGTPYNVEMQTAMVENGVVLVLGAFVLMFIVLGLLFSNMRHWYLPIVLLLVSLIYTFGFMGAFNVPFNNGAVAALPILLGLGIDYAVQFHARFDEERRKDQSIHDSVLETVSNTGPAVLLAMLATTMGFIAMILTPIPMIQSFGIVAIIGVACSYLTALFGFPAIASVMSYEPKNDSSGPAHKIMSSYDLILGRLSKKIVRVSVPILIIAVSVAYIGLVTDSTIAIDTSTKDMAPPDLPAQLSLDKVQDVAGSVTAFPYYIKGDELTNIEVIEWIDRFGTFAENNHEEITGVDSIATVIRKYNNNEIPDDQGTLNTVLKNIPDDEKSTYLQEPDEAVVSFSTVSLSMDEENELKRAVTADITWLNPPAGIELFPTGDFDLYTALISQIAESKDQMTITGFILIFFFLLFAYRKLVAATPIIPIICIVGWNTVAMLILGMEYNPISACLGSMTIGVASEYTILVMERYIEEYEKSGNKTEAIVTAVKKIGSAITVSGLVTASGFSALMLSAFPIIGTFGLSTVIAVGFSLIGAIFIMPAILTFYAGAEDRMKKDSTLL
- a CDS encoding CatB-related O-acetyltransferase — protein: MFDPDDERFNFTGNPLEDGCIGQYAVYHDGKKLNSELMKTFPGAIIFEGSVVFPDCKLGDNVVIHPGVGISSSVIGDYTYTWSGMHNTTVGKFCSIALHNRIGYGFHPSGTFVATHPAFYSKWNPGVLASFTDETTFQESLPITIGNDVWIGTGCTILDGKTIGDGAIIGAGAVVTKDVPDYAIVAGTPAKVIKYRFNEDQISLLKEFKWWNKDIEWIKENAGLFRDIEKFCTYIQEE